A stretch of Malassezia japonica chromosome 6, complete sequence DNA encodes these proteins:
- the DIA4 gene encoding serine--tRNA ligase (COG:J; EggNog:ENOG503NV6W; TransMembrane:1 (o607-628i)) — MALARCAARAVHGTARPHKAASTAFYRPLPDIGVSWKASEDDIAEARRSALSRNMRFRDDEADELRTLHNRLSELQKQVHALEAEQKDVGAAIPALAKQAKSDEAVAAALEAKRTRARELRAELRDASHTVSECNARSIEIRNAWPNRMHNRVPLGAESQSQIVALCDARAESAALPRVELPCTASALDAALADALPRSASDDHLQRADALPHGGVDMSAGITTTGPSWPYLIGTLSLLEHALTQYALATALRHGFTITSVPDVVKTDIAERCGFRPRDEASAQTYFVDTQRDEAGAALCLAGTAEIPLAAYVANHTYDATSHGAGGDVRALPLPVKLAALGHAFRAEAGARGTDTRGLYRIHQFSKVEMFVVTDAASSDATLESLRGVQEEIAQGLGLLYRVLDMSSEELGASAYRKYDVEAWMPGRGSWGEICSASNCTDYQARRLAIKYRPAAKDGEKAKLQYAHTLNATAAAIPRLIVALLETYGGGKQLVLPTSLQRFWLGGDGDERVRWVSPKATNPAGRPSHARGLHTMRAVRPVEGVRPAESVRAPGPLSMPTRRLHASARTSKSFQEYKDELRARAARHGTDPTTIVVAFALLHELTAILPLFLLAPLFAALGVSESILDFLESFRTSLVSEETQSALHAKLHEWIVRGTKVATKLCSRCDEYLATPSEAPNSPVALWLASLTSAYVVVKLLMPVRLAACVALAPWTARRALGPLKRLVRRTR; from the coding sequence ATGGCGCTtgcgcggtgcgcggcgcgtgcggtcCACGGCACCGCACGCCCCCACAAagccgcctcgaccgcgtTCTACCGGCCGCTGCCCGATATTGGCGTGTCGTGGAAAGCGTCCGAAGACGACATCGCCGAGGCACGTCGCAGCGCTCTTTCGCGCAACATGCGCTTCCgtgacgacgaggccgacgagctacgcacgctgcacaaCCGCCTTTCCGAGCTCCAAAAACAGGTGCATGCACTCGAGGCTGAGCAAAAagacgtcggcgccgccaTCCCCGCCCTCGCCAAGCAGGCAAAGTCTGACGAGGCCGTCGCTGcagcgctcgaggcgaagcgcacgcgtgcgcgcgagctgcgcgccgagctgcgtgatGCATCGCACACTGTATCCGAGTGCAATGCGCGCTCGATCGAGATCCGCAACGCATGGCCGAACCGCATGCACAACCgtgtgccgctcggcgccgagtcgcAGTCGCAGATCGTCGCGCTgtgcgacgcacgcgcagaaagcgcggcgctgcctcGTGTCGAGCTGCCGTGCActgcctcggcgctggaCGCGGCGTTGGCCGACGCCCttccgcgcagcgcgagcgacgaccaTCTTCAGCgtgccgatgcgctgccccacggcggcgtcgacatGTCGGCCGGCATCACGACGACCGGCCCCTCGTGGCCGTACCTGATCGGGACGCTGTCGCTGCTGGAGCATGCGCTGACGCAGtatgcgctcgcgaccgcgcTTCGGCACGGCTTTACGATCACCTCTGTGCCGGACGTGGTCAAGACCGACATTGCGGAGCGCTGCGGCTTCcggccgcgcgacgaggcgtcggCACAGACGTACTTTGTGGATAcccagcgcgacgaggcgggcgcggcgctgtgcctggccggcacggccgaaattccgctcgcggcgtacgtcgcgaaTCACACGTACGACGCGACGAGccacggcgcgggcggcgacgtacgcgcgcTACCGCTCCCTGTcaagctcgcggcgctcggccatgcattccgcgccgaggccggcgcacgcggcacCGATACGCGGGGCTTGTACCGCATCCACCAGTTCTCCAAGGTCGAGATGTTTGTCGTGAccgacgccgcgtcgagcgacgcgacgctcgagtcgctccgCGGCGTCCAGGAAGAGATTGCGCAAGGTCTCGGCTTGTTGtaccgcgtgctcgacatgTCGTCGGAAGAGCTAGGGGCGAGCGCCTACCGCAAGtacgacgtcgaggcgtGGATGCCGGGCCGCGGCTCGTGGGGCGAAATCTGCTCGGCGTCCAACTGCACCGACTAccaagcgcggcgcctcgcgatcAAGTATCGTCCCGCCGCCAAGGACGGCGAGAAGGCCAAGCTGCAGTACGCGCATACGCTCAATGCGACAGCCGCGGCCATCCCCCGCTTGATTGTGGCGCTACTCGAGACGTATGGCGGGGGgaagcagctcgtgctgccGACGTCGCTGCAGCGCTTCTGGCTCGgaggcgacggcgacgagcgtgtgcgGTGGGTGAGTCCCAAGGCCACCAACCCAGCCGGACGCCCGTCGCACGCCCGCGGGCTTCACACGAtgcgggccgtgcgcccggTTGAGGGAGTGCGCCCAGCagagagcgtgcgcgccccCGGCCCATTGTCGATGCCCACGCGGCGTCTGCAtgcctcggcacgcacctcCAAATCCTTCCAAGAGTAcaaggacgagctgcgtgcgcgtgccgcgcgccacggcaCGGATCCCACGACAATCGTCGTGGCATTTGCGctcctgcacgagctcACGGCCATCCTCCCCCTCTTCCTCCTGGCCCCCCtctttgcggcgctcggcgtgagCGAGTCGATCCTCGACTTTCTCGAGTCGTTccgcacgtcgctcgtATCAGAAGAGACACAGAGCGCGCTGCATGCAAAGCTGCACGAGTGGATCGTGCGGGGCACCAAGGTCGCCACCAAGCtgtgctcgcgctgcgacgagtacctcgcgacgccgtccgAGGCTCCCAACTCGCCAGTCGCGCTGTGGCTTGCGAGTCTCACTTCTGCCTACGTCGTCGTAAAGCTGCTCATGcccgtgcgcctcgcggcgtgcgtcgcgctggcgccgtggaccgcgcgccgcgcgctcggacCGCTGAagcggctcgtgcgccgcacccgCTGA